One window from the genome of Thermus sediminis encodes:
- the accB gene encoding acetyl-CoA carboxylase biotin carboxyl carrier protein, translated as MTPKELKQILQALVEHGVNELTLETPDYKLTVRRGGEVPVVAAPQGVAAPVPAPVPVPAQAPAEASPAPAPLEAPKPQEEGHPGYVEVRAPIVGTFYRAPAPDAPPYVKEGDRVEKGQVLCIIEAMKLMNEIESEVSGTVKKILVQNGEPVEYGQPLFLIQPV; from the coding sequence ATGACACCAAAGGAACTAAAGCAGATCCTGCAGGCCCTGGTGGAGCACGGGGTGAACGAGCTCACCCTGGAGACCCCCGACTACAAGCTCACCGTGCGCCGGGGCGGGGAGGTGCCGGTGGTGGCCGCGCCCCAAGGGGTGGCCGCCCCTGTTCCTGCTCCAGTCCCAGTGCCCGCCCAGGCCCCGGCGGAGGCCTCGCCGGCCCCTGCCCCCCTCGAGGCCCCCAAGCCCCAGGAGGAGGGGCACCCCGGCTACGTGGAGGTGCGGGCTCCCATCGTGGGCACCTTCTACCGGGCCCCGGCCCCCGACGCCCCCCCTTACGTGAAGGAGGGGGACCGGGTGGAGAAGGGCCAGGTCCTCTGCATCATCGAGGCCATGAAGCTCATGAACGAGATCGAGTCCGAGGTCTCGGGCACGGTGAAGAAGATCCTGGTGCAAAACGGGGAGCCCGTGGAGTACGGCCAGCCCCTCTTCCTCATCCAGCCCGTATGA
- the efp gene encoding elongation factor P: MISVTDLRPGTKVRMEGGLWECVEYQHQKLGRGGAKVVAKFKNLETGATVERTFNSGERLEDIYVETRELQYLYPEGEELVLMDLETYEQFHVPKDRAEGARFLKEGMTVLGDMYEGRPLKITPPTVVELRIVDTPPGVRGDTVSGGSKPATLETGAVVQVPLFVEPGEVIKVDTRTGTYVGRA, translated from the coding sequence ATGATCAGCGTGACCGACCTGCGCCCAGGTACCAAGGTGAGGATGGAGGGCGGGCTTTGGGAGTGCGTGGAGTACCAGCACCAGAAGCTGGGCCGCGGCGGGGCCAAGGTGGTGGCCAAGTTCAAGAACCTGGAGACGGGGGCCACCGTGGAGCGCACCTTCAACTCCGGGGAGCGGCTGGAGGACATCTACGTGGAAACGCGGGAGCTCCAGTACCTCTACCCTGAGGGGGAGGAGCTGGTCCTCATGGACCTGGAGACCTACGAGCAGTTCCACGTGCCCAAGGACCGGGCGGAGGGGGCCCGCTTCCTCAAGGAGGGGATGACCGTCTTGGGGGACATGTACGAGGGCCGCCCCCTCAAGATCACCCCGCCCACGGTGGTGGAACTCCGGATCGTGGACACCCCCCCGGGGGTTCGGGGGGACACGGTCTCTGGAGGGTCTAAGCCCGCTACCCTCGAGACTGGGGCCGTGGTCCAGGTACCCCTCTTCGTGGAACCGGGGGAGGTGATCAAGGTGGACACCCGCACCGGGACCTATGTGGGCCGGGCCTAG
- a CDS encoding PHP domain-containing protein — translation MARHVVSVSLGSRHRDSVAEVELLGEKVVLERRGTDGDFQEAICLIRQLDGKVDAIGLGGIDLYLVAGKRRYVIQDARRLKEAAKKTPVVDGSGLKHTLERRAVYELSSLFDWKKTKVLLPSAVDRFGMAEALDRVGAKVLYGDFIFALGLPIPLYRLSFLQKLAHLLLPLLTRLPFGLLYPTGERQEKQLVDWRSRYYRWADLVAGDWHYLKRHMPEDMRGKDVLTNTITKEDVAFLRARGVRYLITTAPRLGGRGFGTNVMEALLVALAGRELGEGDYLRYIDLLGLKPQVLDLERALQEEEA, via the coding sequence GTGGCCAGGCACGTGGTTTCCGTTTCCCTTGGCAGCCGCCACCGCGACTCCGTGGCCGAGGTGGAGCTTCTGGGGGAGAAGGTGGTCCTGGAGCGGCGGGGTACGGACGGAGACTTCCAGGAGGCCATCTGCCTTATTCGCCAGCTGGACGGCAAGGTGGATGCCATTGGCCTTGGGGGGATTGACCTCTACCTGGTGGCGGGGAAAAGGCGCTACGTCATCCAGGATGCCAGGAGGCTGAAAGAGGCCGCCAAGAAGACCCCGGTGGTGGATGGCTCCGGCCTGAAGCACACCCTGGAGCGCAGGGCTGTGTACGAACTCTCCTCCCTCTTTGACTGGAAAAAGACCAAGGTGCTTCTCCCTTCTGCCGTGGACCGCTTCGGGATGGCGGAGGCCTTGGACAGGGTGGGGGCCAAGGTGCTTTACGGCGACTTCATTTTCGCCCTGGGGCTTCCCATCCCCCTTTACCGGCTTTCCTTTCTGCAGAAGCTAGCCCACCTCCTCCTCCCCCTCTTGACCCGGCTTCCCTTTGGCCTCCTCTATCCCACCGGGGAGAGGCAGGAGAAGCAGCTGGTGGACTGGCGGAGCCGCTACTACCGCTGGGCGGACCTGGTGGCGGGGGACTGGCACTACCTCAAGCGCCACATGCCGGAGGATATGCGGGGCAAGGATGTCCTCACCAACACCATCACCAAGGAAGACGTGGCCTTCTTGAGGGCCCGGGGGGTCAGGTACCTCATCACCACCGCCCCTAGGCTTGGGGGAAGGGGCTTTGGCACCAACGTGATGGAGGCCCTCCTCGTGGCCCTAGCGGGGCGGGAACTTGGGGAAGGGGACTACCTTCGCTATATTGACCTACTAGGGCTGAAGCCCCAGGTCCTGGACCTGGAACGGGCCCTACAAGAGGAGGAGGCATGA
- the speB gene encoding agmatinase — protein sequence MRLPFGERDTPYEVARVVVLPVPYDLSLSFLPGARRGPEAILLASRELEPFLLELSVAPEEVGIHAAEPVPFVAGSAEESHRLIREAALGHLRAGKFLVALGGDHSIVHPLVLAHREALGEFSILHIDAHADLYPEWQGSIYSHASSSHRLLTEGFPLVQVGVRAMDRDALALARERGVALFPAHRIHREGLPLEEILSALGRRVYISFDYDALDPSLMPSVGTPLPGGLSYRQAVDLLEAVFGEKEVVGMDFVELSPTGQFHAEMTAAQLVYHAIGLKGLQAGWLAPP from the coding sequence ATGCGCCTCCCCTTCGGTGAGCGCGACACCCCTTACGAGGTGGCCCGGGTGGTGGTCCTGCCCGTGCCCTACGACCTTTCCCTCTCCTTCCTGCCCGGGGCAAGGCGGGGGCCGGAGGCCATCCTCCTGGCTAGCCGGGAGCTAGAGCCCTTCCTCCTGGAGCTTTCCGTAGCCCCCGAGGAGGTGGGGATCCACGCGGCGGAGCCCGTGCCCTTCGTGGCGGGAAGCGCCGAAGAGAGCCACCGCCTGATCCGGGAGGCGGCCCTCGGCCACCTAAGGGCGGGCAAGTTCCTGGTGGCCCTGGGGGGGGACCACTCCATCGTCCACCCCTTGGTCCTGGCCCACCGGGAGGCCTTGGGGGAGTTCTCCATCCTCCACATCGACGCCCACGCCGACCTCTACCCAGAGTGGCAGGGCTCCATTTACTCCCACGCCTCCTCCTCCCACCGTCTCCTCACGGAGGGGTTTCCCCTGGTGCAGGTGGGGGTTCGGGCCATGGACCGGGACGCCCTGGCCCTGGCCCGGGAGAGGGGCGTGGCCCTCTTTCCCGCCCATCGGATCCACCGGGAGGGGCTTCCCCTGGAGGAGATCCTTTCCGCTTTGGGGAGGAGGGTCTACATCTCCTTTGACTACGACGCCCTGGACCCCTCCCTCATGCCCAGCGTGGGCACCCCGCTTCCCGGGGGGCTCTCCTACCGCCAGGCGGTGGATCTCCTCGAGGCCGTCTTTGGGGAGAAGGAGGTGGTGGGAATGGACTTCGTGGAGCTTTCCCCGACCGGCCAGTTCCACGCGGAGATGACCGCCGCCCAGCTGGTCTACCACGCCATCGGCCTCAAGGGGCTTCAGGCGGGCTGGCTTGCGCCTCCCTAG
- a CDS encoding M20/M25/M40 family metallo-hydrolase, with product MSPFLQQAKALLAELVALPTVSAEGKALREGAAKVAEILEGLGLSAALHEGYGPPVVYAEGGVGERTLLFYNHYDVQPPDPLDLWETDPFTLVEREGAWYGRGTHDDKGEFLARVVALRLFKEKHGFLPRVKFVVEGEEEVGSPHLEAYVADKKDLLRAEAVVWESGGVDAKGRPYLYAGLKGIVALELRVRTAAFDLHSSYGAVVENPIYRLSKAISSLRDEEGRVLIPGFYDRVRPLTPLELEALSAIPNEAEELKATFGVRDFLGGARDLEFHQRLFAEPCLNVNGFHSGYGGPGTKTVLPAEAMAKLDFRLVPDQDPEEIPGLLRGHLEAQGIHDVEVVVLERGERPARSDLAHPFVRLVKEALEETFGEKAVLYPNMPGSGPMHPFLHHLKAPAVGLGVGYPGNRVHSPNEHLRIRDFERGTLALLRLLERFFGV from the coding sequence ATGAGTCCCTTTTTGCAGCAGGCCAAGGCCCTCCTGGCGGAGCTGGTGGCCCTTCCCACCGTGAGCGCCGAGGGCAAAGCCCTTAGGGAGGGAGCGGCGAAGGTGGCTGAGATCTTGGAAGGTCTAGGGCTTTCTGCCGCCCTGCACGAGGGGTACGGCCCCCCCGTGGTCTACGCCGAGGGCGGGGTGGGGGAGAGGACCCTTCTTTTCTACAACCACTACGATGTCCAGCCCCCAGATCCCCTGGACCTCTGGGAGACGGACCCCTTCACCCTGGTGGAGCGGGAGGGGGCCTGGTACGGGCGGGGCACCCACGACGACAAGGGGGAGTTTTTGGCCCGGGTGGTGGCCCTGAGGCTTTTCAAGGAAAAACACGGCTTCCTACCCCGGGTCAAGTTCGTGGTGGAGGGAGAGGAGGAGGTGGGAAGCCCCCACCTCGAGGCCTACGTAGCGGACAAAAAGGACCTCCTGAGGGCCGAGGCCGTGGTCTGGGAGTCAGGGGGTGTGGACGCCAAGGGCAGGCCCTACCTCTACGCGGGCCTCAAGGGCATCGTGGCCTTGGAGCTCAGGGTGCGCACGGCGGCCTTTGACCTCCACTCCTCCTACGGGGCGGTGGTGGAAAACCCCATCTACCGCCTCAGCAAGGCCATTTCCTCCTTGCGGGACGAGGAGGGGCGGGTCCTGATCCCTGGCTTCTACGACCGGGTCCGTCCCCTCACCCCCTTAGAGCTGGAGGCCCTTTCGGCTATCCCCAACGAGGCCGAGGAGCTAAAGGCCACCTTTGGGGTGCGGGACTTCCTGGGCGGGGCCAGGGACCTGGAGTTCCACCAGCGCCTTTTTGCCGAGCCCTGCCTGAACGTCAACGGCTTCCACTCGGGCTACGGGGGGCCCGGCACCAAGACCGTCCTCCCCGCCGAGGCCATGGCCAAGCTAGACTTCCGCCTGGTGCCCGACCAGGACCCAGAGGAGATCCCCGGGCTCCTCAGGGGCCACCTCGAGGCCCAGGGCATCCACGACGTGGAGGTGGTGGTCCTGGAGAGGGGGGAGCGTCCGGCCCGCTCGGACCTGGCCCACCCCTTCGTTCGCCTGGTCAAGGAGGCCCTGGAGGAGACCTTTGGGGAAAAGGCGGTCCTCTACCCCAACATGCCGGGCTCCGGGCCCATGCACCCCTTCCTCCACCACCTGAAGGCCCCCGCCGTGGGCCTGGGGGTGGGCTACCCCGGGAACCGGGTCCATAGCCCCAACGAGCACCTCCGCATCCGGGACTTTGAGCGGGGCACCCTGGCCCTCCTCCGCCTCTTGGAGCGCTTCTTCGGGGTTTAG
- the mglB gene encoding GTPase-activating protein MglB, translating into MVEPSLVLYGALYERALGLLEDTLRETGARYALLTDRKGFVLAHKEALWAPKPPPLDSLATLVAGNAAATQALAKLLGETSFQELVHQGERVGLYVDEAGEHALLVLVFDQSAPLGKVKLYGKRAAEGLARIAEEALAKPSRPNLDTEYREGAKALLDQLFGN; encoded by the coding sequence ATGGTGGAACCCTCCTTGGTCCTCTACGGGGCCCTTTACGAGCGGGCCTTGGGCCTCCTCGAGGACACCCTCCGGGAAACCGGGGCCCGCTACGCCCTCCTCACCGACCGCAAGGGCTTTGTCCTGGCCCACAAGGAAGCCCTCTGGGCCCCCAAGCCCCCGCCTTTGGACTCCCTGGCCACCCTGGTGGCGGGAAACGCCGCCGCCACCCAAGCCCTGGCCAAGCTCCTAGGAGAAACCAGCTTCCAGGAGCTGGTCCACCAGGGGGAGCGCGTGGGCCTCTACGTGGACGAAGCCGGGGAGCACGCCCTTCTGGTCCTGGTCTTTGACCAGAGCGCCCCCTTGGGCAAGGTCAAGCTTTACGGGAAGCGGGCGGCGGAGGGGCTGGCTAGGATCGCTGAGGAGGCCCTAGCCAAGCCTTCTAGGCCCAACCTGGACACCGAGTACCGCGAAGGGGCCAAGGCCCTTTTGGACCAGCTCTTCGGCAACTAA
- the mglA gene encoding GTPase MglA codes for MSTINFANREINFKIVYYGPGLSGKTTNLKWIYGKIPEGRKGEMISLATEDERTLFFDFLPLDLGEVKGFKTRFHLYTVPGQVFYNASRKLILRGVDGIVFVADSAPNRLRANAESMRNMRENLAEYGLKVEDLPVVLQVNKRDLPDALPVEMVRAVVDPEGRFPVFEAVATEGQGVVETLKEVSRLVLARVGSTT; via the coding sequence ATGAGCACCATCAACTTCGCCAACCGTGAGATCAACTTCAAGATCGTCTACTACGGCCCCGGGCTCTCGGGGAAGACCACCAACCTGAAGTGGATCTACGGAAAGATCCCCGAGGGGCGCAAAGGGGAGATGATCTCCCTGGCCACGGAGGACGAGCGCACCCTCTTCTTTGACTTCCTACCCCTGGACCTGGGGGAGGTCAAGGGCTTCAAGACCCGCTTTCACCTCTACACCGTCCCCGGGCAGGTGTTCTACAACGCTAGCCGCAAGCTGATCCTGAGGGGCGTGGACGGGATCGTCTTCGTGGCGGACTCGGCCCCCAACCGCCTCAGGGCCAATGCGGAGAGCATGCGCAACATGCGGGAGAACCTGGCGGAGTACGGCCTCAAGGTGGAGGACCTCCCCGTGGTGCTCCAGGTGAACAAGCGGGACCTTCCCGATGCCCTTCCCGTGGAGATGGTGCGGGCCGTGGTGGACCCCGAAGGCCGGTTCCCGGTATTTGAGGCGGTGGCCACCGAAGGCCAAGGGGTGGTTGAGACCCTGAAGGAAGTGAGCCGGCTGGTGTTGGCCCGGGTGGGAAGCACCACCTAG
- a CDS encoding cytochrome c oxidase subunit 2A: MQEKPVGALAVVAILAVVIFVFWFGVLAVFLARG; this comes from the coding sequence ATGCAGGAAAAACCGGTAGGCGCTTTAGCTGTGGTAGCCATCCTAGCGGTCGTGATCTTCGTCTTCTGGTTCGGGGTATTGGCCGTTTTCCTGGCCAGGGGGTAG
- a CDS encoding cupredoxin domain-containing protein, which produces MSEREAQLKKAILEYEKKWIAFSVFTVLLFTAIIAFTLANHGLRGVIPVGELERVDPTTVRLEGPWADPEQAVIQTGPNQYTVHVLAFSYGYQPNPIVVPRGAEIVFRVTSPDVLHGFHIEGTNVNVEVLPGEVTTVRYTFQQAGEYRIICNQYCGVGHHLMFGRVVVEE; this is translated from the coding sequence ATGTCCGAGCGGGAAGCCCAGCTCAAGAAGGCCATCTTGGAGTACGAGAAGAAGTGGATCGCCTTCTCCGTCTTTACCGTCCTCCTCTTCACGGCCATCATCGCCTTCACCTTGGCCAACCACGGCCTTCGGGGGGTGATCCCCGTAGGCGAGCTGGAGCGGGTAGACCCCACCACGGTCCGCCTCGAGGGCCCCTGGGCTGACCCCGAACAGGCCGTCATCCAGACAGGGCCCAACCAGTACACCGTTCACGTGCTGGCCTTCTCCTACGGGTACCAGCCCAACCCCATCGTGGTCCCCAGGGGGGCGGAGATCGTCTTCCGGGTCACCAGCCCCGATGTGCTCCACGGCTTCCACATCGAGGGGACCAACGTCAACGTGGAGGTCCTGCCCGGGGAGGTGACCACCGTGCGGTACACCTTCCAGCAGGCAGGGGAGTACCGGATCATCTGCAACCAGTACTGCGGCGTTGGGCACCACCTGATGTTTGGCAGGGTCGTGGTGGAGGAGTAA
- a CDS encoding b(o/a)3-type cytochrome-c oxidase subunit 1, giving the protein MAVKAFPQVYAENPEKKLTLYYLVLGFVALLVGSLFGPFQALNYGNVDAYPLLKRLLPFVQSYYQGLTLHGVLNAIVFTQLLAMAVMLYLPARELRAYGVQPNLTWGWVAWWMAFLGLLTAALPLLANEATVLYTFYPPLKGHWAFYVGATVFVAASLVVGLSVIGMWLRFKRRYPERITPLATYMAVTFWLMWLLASLGLVVESLFFLIPWSLGLIQGVDPLLARTLFWYTAHPIVYFWLLPAYAILYLVLPKLAGGKLISDPLARVVFLLFLLFSVPVGFHHQYADPGIAPTWKFVHAVLTLFVAVPSLITAFTVAASLELGGRARGGKGLLGWIRTLPWDNPAFAAPVLGLIAFIPGGAGGIVNASYTLNYVVHNTAWVPGHFHLQVGTLVTMTMMGAVFWLVPQLTGKPLTEGIRKVGLAGVWLWFVGMMIMAVGLHWQGLLNVPRRAYIAQTPEAYAHTAVPMVFNAISGIILLLAIVLFFYAFFALLLQRERRMEVAAAEVPFAEALSDGGDSPGMRLLERIWFWFALAVLLVALAYGPTLVQLFANQNPVPGWRLW; this is encoded by the coding sequence ATGGCGGTGAAAGCTTTTCCCCAAGTCTACGCCGAAAACCCCGAGAAGAAGCTCACCCTTTACTACCTGGTCCTGGGCTTCGTGGCCCTCTTGGTCGGCAGCCTCTTCGGCCCCTTCCAGGCCCTGAACTACGGGAACGTGGACGCCTATCCCCTCCTAAAGCGCCTCCTGCCCTTCGTCCAGTCCTACTATCAGGGCCTCACCCTCCACGGCGTCCTGAACGCCATCGTCTTCACCCAGCTCCTGGCCATGGCGGTGATGCTCTACCTCCCCGCCCGGGAGCTCAGGGCCTACGGGGTCCAGCCCAACCTCACCTGGGGCTGGGTGGCCTGGTGGATGGCCTTCCTGGGCCTCTTGACCGCAGCCTTGCCCCTCCTGGCCAACGAGGCCACCGTCCTCTACACCTTCTACCCCCCCCTTAAGGGCCACTGGGCCTTCTACGTGGGGGCCACGGTCTTCGTGGCCGCCAGCCTGGTGGTGGGGCTTTCGGTTATCGGCATGTGGCTGCGGTTCAAGAGGCGCTACCCCGAGCGCATCACCCCCCTGGCCACCTACATGGCGGTGACCTTTTGGCTCATGTGGCTCCTGGCCTCCTTGGGGCTGGTGGTGGAAAGCCTCTTCTTCCTCATCCCCTGGTCCTTGGGCCTTATCCAAGGGGTGGACCCCCTCCTGGCCCGGACCCTCTTCTGGTACACGGCCCACCCCATCGTCTACTTCTGGCTCCTCCCCGCCTACGCCATCCTCTACCTGGTCCTGCCCAAGCTGGCGGGGGGGAAGCTCATCTCCGACCCCCTAGCCCGGGTGGTCTTCCTCCTCTTCCTCCTCTTCTCCGTCCCCGTGGGCTTCCACCACCAGTACGCCGATCCTGGGATTGCCCCCACTTGGAAGTTCGTGCACGCCGTCCTCACCCTCTTCGTGGCCGTCCCCAGCCTGATCACCGCCTTCACGGTGGCCGCCAGCCTGGAGCTCGGAGGGAGGGCCCGCGGAGGCAAGGGCCTTCTGGGATGGATCCGCACCTTGCCCTGGGACAACCCCGCCTTCGCCGCCCCGGTGCTGGGCCTCATCGCCTTCATCCCCGGGGGAGCGGGGGGCATCGTGAACGCCAGCTACACCCTGAACTACGTGGTCCACAACACCGCCTGGGTCCCGGGCCACTTCCACCTGCAGGTGGGCACCCTGGTGACCATGACCATGATGGGGGCGGTCTTCTGGCTGGTGCCCCAGCTCACGGGCAAGCCCCTCACCGAGGGCATCCGCAAGGTGGGGCTTGCGGGGGTCTGGCTGTGGTTCGTGGGCATGATGATCATGGCGGTGGGGCTGCACTGGCAGGGCCTCCTCAACGTGCCCCGGCGGGCCTATATCGCCCAGACCCCAGAGGCTTACGCCCATACGGCGGTGCCCATGGTCTTCAACGCCATCTCGGGGATCATCCTCCTCCTGGCCATCGTCCTCTTCTTCTACGCCTTCTTCGCCCTCTTGCTGCAGAGGGAACGCCGCATGGAGGTGGCAGCGGCGGAGGTCCCCTTCGCCGAGGCCCTCTCCGACGGAGGGGATAGCCCCGGCATGCGGCTTCTGGAACGCATTTGGTTCTGGTTCGCCCTGGCGGTCTTGTTGGTAGCCCTAGCCTACGGGCCCACCTTGGTGCAGCTCTTCGCCAACCAAAACCCCGTGCCCGGGTGGCGGCTCTGGTAG
- a CDS encoding MFS transporter: MRLPPLVYLLGLVSFLMDVAGEMVYPLLPLFLAGLGATPTAIGLVEGVAEATASLFKVVGGRLSDRTGRRRPFLLLGYGLPALFRPILALAQSPWHVLFYRFLDRTGKGLRTAPRDALIAESVPQEALGRAYGLHRGLDTLGATLGPFLAFLLLPLVGTRGVFWLSALPALLAAFMLLFLKEAPRAPRPLPPLRLSRMGRGYRRFLLVSGVFTLALSSNAFLLLRLKDLGLTEGQVALAYTLYNLAYALLAYPLGSLADRVGLRRVVALGFGLHALAYLGFAVSASAAMGVAFLLIYALHSAAFEGTSRAYLATLAPAEEKASAIGLYHTLMGLLLLPASLLFGLLWQAFGAQVAFLAGAGLALLALLLFLVDGKGQPPYP, encoded by the coding sequence GTGAGGCTTCCCCCTCTTGTCTACCTCTTGGGCCTCGTCAGCTTCCTCATGGACGTGGCGGGCGAGATGGTCTACCCCCTCCTCCCCCTCTTTCTGGCGGGGCTTGGGGCCACCCCCACGGCCATCGGCCTGGTGGAGGGCGTGGCCGAGGCCACGGCCAGCCTCTTCAAGGTGGTGGGGGGGAGGCTCTCCGACCGCACGGGCAGGAGGCGGCCCTTTCTCCTCCTGGGCTACGGCCTCCCCGCCCTCTTCCGCCCCATCCTGGCCCTGGCGCAAAGCCCTTGGCACGTCCTCTTCTACCGCTTCTTGGACCGCACGGGGAAGGGCCTCAGGACCGCCCCCCGGGACGCCCTCATCGCCGAGAGCGTGCCCCAAGAGGCCTTGGGCCGGGCCTACGGCCTCCACCGGGGCCTGGACACCCTGGGGGCCACCCTGGGGCCCTTTCTGGCCTTTCTGCTTTTGCCCCTTGTGGGCACGCGGGGGGTCTTCTGGCTCTCCGCCCTCCCCGCCCTGCTGGCGGCGTTCATGCTCCTGTTTCTCAAAGAGGCGCCCCGGGCCCCCAGGCCCCTACCCCCCTTGCGCCTTTCCCGCATGGGCCGGGGCTACCGCCGCTTCCTCCTGGTCTCCGGGGTCTTCACCCTGGCCCTCTCCTCCAACGCCTTCCTCCTCCTCCGCCTAAAGGACCTGGGCCTAACGGAAGGCCAGGTGGCTTTGGCCTACACCCTCTACAACCTGGCCTACGCCCTCCTGGCCTACCCCTTGGGCAGCCTGGCGGACCGGGTAGGCCTGAGGCGGGTGGTGGCCCTGGGGTTTGGCCTCCACGCCCTGGCCTACCTGGGCTTTGCCGTGAGCGCCTCGGCCGCCATGGGCGTGGCCTTCCTCCTCATTTATGCCCTTCATTCCGCCGCCTTTGAGGGCACAAGCCGGGCCTACCTGGCCACCCTGGCCCCGGCGGAGGAAAAGGCCAGCGCCATCGGCCTTTACCACACCCTCATGGGCCTCCTCCTCCTGCCTGCGAGCCTCCTCTTTGGCCTCCTGTGGCAGGCCTTCGGGGCCCAGGTGGCCTTTTTGGCGGGGGCGGGGCTAGCCCTCCTGGCCCTCCTCCTCTTCCTGGTTGACGGGAAGGGCCAGCCCCCCTATCCTTAG
- the rpsO gene encoding 30S ribosomal protein S15 — MPITKEEKQKVIEEFARFPGDTGSTEVQVALLTLRINRLSEHLKAHKHDHHSHRGLLMLVGQRRRLLRYLEREDPERYRALVEKLGLRK, encoded by the coding sequence ATGCCCATCACCAAGGAAGAGAAGCAGAAGGTCATAGAGGAGTTCGCCCGCTTCCCGGGGGACACCGGGAGCACGGAGGTGCAGGTGGCCCTCCTCACCCTGAGGATCAACCGCCTCTCCGAGCACCTCAAGGCGCACAAGCACGACCACCACTCCCACCGGGGCCTCCTCATGCTGGTGGGGCAGAGGCGGAGGCTTCTCCGCTACCTGGAACGGGAGGACCCCGAGCGGTATAGGGCCCTGGTTGAGAAACTGGGGCTGAGGAAGTAA